The following proteins are encoded in a genomic region of Tenacibaculum sp. 190524A05c:
- a CDS encoding purine-nucleoside phosphorylase, which translates to MKQQQLQETIKYLTDKNIDTPEVGIVLGTGLGKLVDDIEITQEIQYSEIPNFPEATVEFHSGKLIFGKLSGKNVVVMSGRFHLYEGYTPWEVTYGIRTMHGLGIKTLLISNAAGAINLSYKKGDLMLIEDHINLQGSSPLAFKQAKEFGNIFADMLEPYSKKLNDQLKVIAKQNDITLHEGIYASVLGPQLETRAEYRMLQILETDAVGMSTVPEVIVAKQLDIPCCAISVLTDECNPKNLQPVDIADIIAVAGKAEPKLVTIFKELINKL; encoded by the coding sequence ATGAAACAACAACAACTGCAAGAAACTATAAAATATCTAACCGATAAAAATATTGACACTCCAGAAGTAGGAATCGTATTGGGAACAGGTTTAGGTAAGTTAGTTGACGATATAGAAATCACTCAAGAAATTCAATACAGTGAAATTCCAAACTTTCCAGAAGCAACAGTTGAATTCCATTCAGGGAAATTAATTTTTGGAAAATTATCAGGTAAAAATGTAGTTGTAATGTCTGGTCGTTTTCATTTGTATGAAGGTTATACTCCTTGGGAAGTTACTTATGGAATTAGAACAATGCACGGATTAGGAATTAAAACTCTTTTAATTTCAAATGCCGCCGGAGCAATTAATCTTTCTTACAAAAAAGGAGATTTAATGTTAATTGAAGACCATATCAATTTACAAGGTAGTTCTCCATTAGCTTTTAAACAAGCAAAAGAATTCGGGAACATTTTTGCCGACATGTTAGAACCGTATTCAAAAAAATTAAATGACCAGCTGAAAGTTATCGCAAAACAGAACGACATAACCCTACATGAAGGGATTTATGCAAGTGTTTTAGGTCCGCAATTAGAAACGCGTGCGGAATACAGAATGCTTCAAATACTAGAAACAGATGCTGTTGGAATGAGTACTGTTCCTGAAGTAATTGTAGCTAAACAATTAGATATTCCTTGTTGTGCGATTTCAGTTTTAACTGATGAATGCAACCCTAAAAATTTACAACCTGTAGATATTGCAGATATTATTGCAGTTGCAGGTAAAGCAGAACCAAAACTGGTTACAATTTTTAAAGAATTGATTAATAAATTATAA
- a CDS encoding TIGR04282 family arsenosugar biosynthesis glycosyltransferase: MIFTRNPELGKVKTRLAKSLGDEKALEIYKFLLNRTKEVTQQTSSDKAVFYSVKVRDNDIWDATVFQKLQQEGDDLGERMLNAFTTAFAMGYEKVAIIGSDLYDLESHHIDEAFNQLNSNDVVIGPAEDGGYYLLASKQVYPDIFKNKDWGTSSVREATLSDLKKQSVFLLPILNDVDVIEDIQNHPAFTQFLNS; this comes from the coding sequence ATGATTTTTACCAGAAATCCCGAATTAGGAAAGGTAAAAACTCGACTTGCAAAATCTCTAGGTGACGAAAAAGCACTTGAGATCTATAAATTCTTATTAAACAGAACAAAAGAAGTAACACAGCAAACATCATCTGATAAGGCTGTGTTTTATTCTGTTAAGGTGAGAGATAATGACATATGGGATGCTACTGTATTCCAAAAACTACAACAAGAAGGTGATGATTTAGGTGAACGAATGCTAAATGCATTCACAACTGCTTTCGCAATGGGATACGAAAAAGTTGCCATAATTGGGAGTGATTTATACGATTTAGAATCACATCACATTGATGAAGCTTTTAATCAATTGAACTCAAATGATGTTGTTATAGGTCCAGCAGAAGATGGTGGATATTATCTATTAGCCTCAAAGCAAGTGTATCCTGATATTTTTAAAAATAAAGATTGGGGAACCTCATCTGTTCGAGAAGCCACTTTAAGCGACTTAAAAAAACAAAGTGTATTTTTATTGCCAATACTTAACGATGTTGATGTTATTGAAGACATTCAAAATCATCCAGCATTCACACAATTTTTAAATTCATGA
- a CDS encoding rhodanese-like domain-containing protein, with protein sequence MKQLVLIISIFLIQTTQAQGSLKKLLKKFNQESVPYIHVENLDDKDENTVLLDAREPREFEVSHLNKAICVGYDHFDLQKTLQQLPEDKNAKIVVYCSLGIRSEDVAEQLKKAGYTNVFNLYGGIFEWKNNGNRVLNKNNKPTEEVHAFNKEWGVWLTKGIKIYE encoded by the coding sequence ATGAAACAATTAGTCCTTATCATATCAATATTTTTAATTCAAACTACCCAAGCACAGGGAAGTTTAAAGAAGTTATTGAAAAAATTCAACCAAGAATCAGTTCCATATATTCATGTTGAAAATTTAGATGATAAAGATGAAAACACAGTGTTATTAGATGCTCGTGAACCAAGAGAGTTTGAAGTAAGTCATCTAAATAAAGCTATTTGTGTTGGTTATGATCATTTCGATTTACAAAAAACACTACAACAATTACCAGAAGATAAAAACGCCAAAATAGTAGTATATTGTTCTCTAGGTATTCGTTCAGAAGATGTTGCAGAACAACTTAAAAAAGCGGGATACACAAACGTGTTCAACTTATATGGAGGTATTTTTGAATGGAAAAATAACGGAAATAGGGTTCTAAATAAAAACAATAAACCCACAGAAGAAGTCCATGCTTTCAATAAAGAATGGGGAGTATGGTTAACGAAAGGAATTAAGATATATGAGTAA
- the arsS gene encoding arsenosugar biosynthesis radical SAM (seleno)protein ArsS (Some members of this family are selenoproteins.), whose product MKKSLLARNNDLANTQRQLEILSNGIFKDGELPTFAEKIKETNQFPLQPKKLEILQINLGYMCNQVCAHCHVDAGPDRKEIMTQETMNQCLEVIKKTGAHTLDLTGGAPEMNPNFRWFVEEASKAGIKDFIVRSNLTIIRANKKYYDLPEFFKKHNVHVVSSMPHWTRGKTDKQRGDGVFDKSIKALQMLNDVGYGKEGSGLQLDLVYNPSGAFLPGDQAALESDFKKALLEDFDIVFNSLFAITNLPISRFLDYLIASENYEDYMYALVEAYNPMAVQNVMCTNTLSVSWDGWLYDCDFNQMLNLKVASKVKHISEYNEELLSKRNIIINQHCYGCTAGAGSSCQGTVA is encoded by the coding sequence ATGAAGAAATCGCTTTTAGCAAGAAATAACGATTTAGCAAACACACAGCGTCAATTAGAAATTCTATCAAATGGAATTTTTAAGGATGGCGAATTACCCACGTTTGCTGAAAAAATTAAGGAAACAAATCAATTTCCTTTACAGCCTAAGAAATTAGAAATTCTCCAAATAAACCTAGGTTACATGTGTAATCAAGTTTGTGCTCACTGTCATGTAGACGCTGGTCCTGATAGAAAAGAAATCATGACTCAAGAAACCATGAATCAGTGTTTAGAGGTAATTAAAAAAACTGGTGCACACACTTTAGATTTAACTGGTGGAGCTCCAGAAATGAATCCCAACTTCCGTTGGTTTGTAGAAGAGGCTTCAAAAGCTGGAATTAAAGATTTTATCGTACGATCGAATCTGACTATTATTCGTGCGAATAAAAAATATTACGATCTACCTGAGTTCTTTAAAAAACATAATGTTCATGTTGTTTCCTCTATGCCGCACTGGACACGTGGAAAAACAGATAAGCAACGTGGTGATGGTGTTTTCGATAAATCTATCAAAGCATTACAAATGTTGAATGATGTTGGTTACGGAAAAGAAGGTTCAGGATTACAATTAGATCTTGTTTATAATCCATCAGGAGCATTTTTACCAGGTGATCAAGCTGCCTTAGAAAGTGATTTCAAAAAAGCCTTATTAGAAGACTTTGATATTGTGTTTAATAGTTTATTCGCAATTACTAACTTACCTATTAGTAGATTTTTAGATTACTTAATTGCTTCTGAAAACTATGAAGATTATATGTACGCTTTAGTAGAAGCTTATAATCCTATGGCCGTTCAAAATGTAATGTGTACCAATACACTTTCTGTGAGTTGGGATGGTTGGTTATACGATTGTGATTTTAACCAAATGCTGAATCTGAAAGTTGCTAGTAAGGTGAAACACATTTCAGAATACAACGAAGAATTGTTGAGTAAACGTAATATCATTATCAACCAACATTGTTACGGTTGTACTGCTGGAGCAGGAAGTAGTTGTCAAGGAACTGTAGCTTAA
- a CDS encoding arsenosugar biosynthesis-associated peroxidase-like protein: MSKTYYDPSDLRKFGKITEWSEELGNKFFDYYGKVFEEGALTAREKSLIALAVAHTEQCPYCIDAYTKDGLQRGITKEEMMEAIHVGAAIKSGATLVHGVQMMNKVNKLEM, translated from the coding sequence ATGTCTAAAACATATTATGATCCTTCCGACTTAAGAAAGTTTGGTAAAATAACAGAATGGAGTGAAGAACTTGGAAACAAGTTCTTCGACTATTATGGGAAAGTTTTTGAAGAAGGAGCACTTACAGCTCGAGAAAAAAGTTTAATAGCACTAGCCGTAGCACATACAGAGCAATGTCCATATTGTATTGATGCGTATACAAAAGATGGTTTACAACGTGGGATCACAAAAGAAGAAATGATGGAAGCTATTCACGTTGGAGCAGCAATTAAAAGTGGTGCTACCTTAGTTCACGGTGTTCAAATGATGAACAAAGTGAACAAATTAGAAATGTAA
- a CDS encoding DUF547 domain-containing protein has product MKKLIPIIALFISVTVSAQTSVFNSLLSKHVDAKGNVNYKALKKNEATLDTYIAYLEKTSPSSSWSKNKQMAFWINAYNAYTIKLILNNYPVKSIMKIKKKGKSAWKIPFAVVGGKTYTLDHIEHNILRKKLFDPRIHVGVNCASGSCPKLHNKAFTASNIDGELEKLMKQFINDPKRNKLKKKSTIHISEIFNWFKGDFTKKGSVIDYINKYANEPVDADAKIHHLPYDWNLNGK; this is encoded by the coding sequence ATGAAAAAATTAATCCCAATTATTGCCCTTTTTATATCTGTAACTGTATCGGCTCAAACGAGTGTATTTAATAGTTTATTAAGTAAGCATGTTGATGCTAAAGGAAATGTAAACTATAAAGCTTTGAAAAAAAATGAAGCTACATTAGATACTTATATCGCTTATTTAGAAAAAACATCTCCAAGTTCATCTTGGTCAAAAAATAAGCAAATGGCATTCTGGATTAATGCATATAACGCCTACACCATTAAATTGATCTTAAATAACTATCCAGTTAAAAGTATCATGAAAATTAAAAAGAAAGGGAAAAGCGCATGGAAAATTCCTTTCGCAGTTGTAGGTGGAAAAACATACACGTTAGACCATATTGAACATAATATTTTACGTAAGAAATTATTCGACCCAAGAATTCACGTAGGTGTAAACTGTGCTTCAGGATCTTGTCCGAAGTTACATAATAAAGCATTTACTGCTAGCAATATAGACGGTGAACTTGAAAAATTAATGAAGCAATTTATTAATGATCCTAAGCGTAATAAATTAAAGAAAAAGAGTACAATTCATATCTCTGAAATCTTTAATTGGTTCAAGGGAGATTTCACTAAAAAAGGTTCTGTTATTGACTACATTAACAAATATGCAAACGAACCTGTAGATGCTGATGCTAAAATTCATCATTTACCATATGACTGGAATCTGAACGGAAAATAG
- a CDS encoding polysaccharide lyase family 7 protein produces MNRFYRKDTTLSIVLFTIIFVFISCGSDEVIQDNSTDGSSDNPVEDPAPSFADINFSNWKVTLPVDENNDGKPDEYKPKDLMGFGYQNLNSVKPFMYDDTDDTSLVFYTYQGGATTANSNYPRTELRELIVPDNSKINWTLKDGGELKGKLKVTEVSVDNDTNNDYHYVIVMQIHGIISVQDMQTHGFSSNNGPPLIKIYWKDGYVWSHKKSLVNESTEGDDLLSTSSSIWSDIKVNLGYVGYESFDFRITASDAKIEVQLNTNEPYVYEDVSLEKWPFENYFKAGNYLTTLDPNAYSYVKYYNLEVTH; encoded by the coding sequence ATGAATCGTTTTTACCGAAAAGATACTACTTTATCTATTGTTTTATTTACGATTATATTCGTTTTTATCTCTTGTGGAAGTGACGAAGTAATTCAGGATAATTCTACGGATGGTTCTTCAGATAATCCTGTAGAAGATCCAGCACCTAGTTTTGCGGATATCAATTTCTCAAACTGGAAAGTTACCTTACCAGTGGATGAGAATAATGATGGAAAGCCCGATGAATACAAACCTAAAGATTTAATGGGTTTTGGATATCAAAATTTAAATTCGGTAAAACCATTTATGTATGATGATACTGACGACACATCTTTAGTGTTTTATACCTACCAAGGAGGAGCAACGACTGCAAATAGCAATTATCCAAGAACTGAATTAAGAGAACTAATTGTACCGGATAATTCAAAAATCAACTGGACACTTAAAGATGGTGGAGAATTAAAAGGAAAGCTAAAAGTCACTGAAGTTTCAGTGGATAATGATACTAATAATGATTATCACTATGTAATTGTAATGCAAATTCACGGAATTATTTCTGTTCAAGATATGCAGACACATGGATTTTCATCTAATAATGGTCCACCTTTAATTAAAATTTATTGGAAAGATGGTTACGTTTGGTCTCACAAAAAATCTTTAGTAAACGAATCAACTGAGGGAGACGATTTACTTTCTACAAGCAGTTCAATTTGGTCAGACATTAAAGTTAATTTAGGTTACGTAGGTTATGAATCTTTTGATTTTCGTATTACCGCTTCTGATGCCAAAATTGAAGTTCAATTGAATACTAATGAACCTTATGTTTATGAAGATGTAAGTCTTGAAAAATGGCCATTTGAAAATTATTTCAAAGCAGGTAATTATCTTACTACTCTTGATCCAAATGCTTATTCATACGTGAAGTATTATAATCTTGAGGTAACCCACTAA
- a CDS encoding polysaccharide lyase 6 family protein: MNLKKYIAHLFILSIVVACTTPKDDVTLVQNKEELKTAIKSAKPGTTIALANGIWKDTEILFHAEGLEDNPITLTVEEMGKVSLEGQSYLRIAGRHLVVKGLVFKNGYTPTNEVISFKKDKKTLANNVRLTECVIDNFSNPERHEPDTWVAIYGKNNRIDHNHLFGKKNRGVTMTVRLNTVESQQNNHKIDHNYFGPRQNLGSNGGETLRIGTSHYSRTNSNTLVENNYFDRCNGEHEIISNKSCQNTYKDNVFYECSGTLTMRHGNETLVTGNVFIGNNKPSTGGIRVINGQQTVVNNYGIGLKGYRFRGAFVIMNGIYNSPINRYDQAKDAVVKNNTFINCDHIQLCAGADAERSAPPINSVMENNIFYNEKKKNIFTVYDDIKGITFKNNLLSENSTPIVKDGFFKEKLLFNTNAQGLLIPNISDDKVGAVLPNSIVTKEETGVSWYDKKSKTALLNSGSKIQVDAGVNTLFDAVVNSNPGDIIELTSDKPYTLSKTLPIKHALSFVGTSKEKAKVFFEKKSLFEIQNGGSLSLSNIKFDGEECPDRTGNSVVTTSKYSMNKNYKLFVNNCEFKNLDVNHSFDVIRVYKNTFADTISIKNSKFNTVSGHIVALDKETDDIGIYNAEYVIMKNNSFSNIGGVALRLHRGGKDESTFGPFLEMEHNVLDNVGFNNRNKYSAAVSLYGVQVIGVQNNIFNNTKGMNMHLVVGEPIVNITNNNFYKSNEVNVTGDQKYNLSNNFSQNPTFTETYALPELSSLKGKATDGKDLGLIFNK; the protein is encoded by the coding sequence ATGAATCTTAAAAAATATATTGCTCACCTTTTCATCTTATCAATTGTAGTTGCATGTACTACTCCAAAAGATGATGTTACTTTAGTTCAAAACAAAGAGGAACTCAAAACGGCAATTAAATCTGCAAAACCAGGAACAACAATTGCTTTAGCTAATGGTATTTGGAAAGATACTGAGATACTTTTTCATGCGGAAGGTTTAGAAGATAATCCTATAACGCTTACTGTTGAAGAAATGGGAAAAGTATCTTTAGAAGGGCAATCATATTTAAGAATTGCGGGAAGACATTTAGTTGTAAAAGGATTGGTTTTTAAAAATGGATATACTCCAACCAACGAGGTAATTTCATTTAAAAAAGATAAAAAAACCTTAGCCAATAATGTTCGATTAACAGAATGTGTTATAGACAACTTTAGCAACCCTGAGCGACACGAACCAGATACTTGGGTGGCCATATATGGAAAAAATAATAGGATAGATCATAACCACTTATTTGGTAAAAAGAACCGAGGAGTAACTATGACTGTTCGATTGAATACAGTGGAAAGTCAGCAGAATAATCATAAAATAGATCATAATTATTTTGGGCCTCGACAAAATTTAGGTTCTAACGGAGGTGAAACTTTACGTATAGGAACAAGTCATTATTCAAGAACAAATTCCAATACACTAGTTGAAAACAATTACTTCGATAGATGTAATGGTGAACACGAGATTATTTCAAATAAGTCGTGTCAGAATACCTATAAAGACAATGTCTTTTATGAATGTTCTGGTACACTTACTATGCGACATGGAAATGAAACGTTAGTTACAGGAAATGTTTTTATTGGAAACAATAAGCCAAGTACTGGAGGAATTCGTGTAATTAATGGACAACAAACTGTTGTTAATAACTACGGAATCGGATTAAAAGGATATCGATTCAGAGGTGCTTTTGTTATCATGAATGGAATTTATAATTCTCCAATTAACAGGTATGATCAAGCCAAAGATGCAGTAGTTAAAAACAATACATTTATCAATTGTGATCATATTCAATTGTGTGCTGGAGCTGATGCTGAAAGAAGTGCGCCGCCGATAAATTCAGTAATGGAAAACAATATTTTCTATAATGAAAAGAAGAAGAACATTTTTACTGTTTATGATGATATTAAAGGAATTACATTTAAGAACAATTTGTTAAGCGAGAATAGTACTCCTATTGTAAAAGACGGTTTTTTTAAAGAGAAGTTGTTGTTTAATACAAATGCACAAGGACTTTTAATTCCGAATATTAGCGATGATAAAGTGGGCGCAGTTTTACCGAATAGTATTGTTACTAAAGAGGAAACAGGAGTTTCTTGGTACGATAAAAAATCAAAAACAGCACTTTTAAATTCTGGAAGTAAAATTCAAGTAGATGCTGGAGTAAATACTTTGTTTGATGCCGTTGTGAATTCTAATCCTGGAGATATTATTGAATTGACTTCAGACAAGCCATACACATTATCAAAAACACTTCCGATTAAACATGCATTGAGTTTTGTTGGTACATCTAAAGAAAAAGCGAAAGTCTTCTTTGAAAAGAAATCACTTTTTGAAATTCAAAATGGTGGAAGTTTATCATTATCTAATATAAAATTTGATGGTGAAGAATGCCCTGATAGAACAGGCAACTCAGTAGTGACAACTAGCAAATATTCAATGAATAAGAATTATAAACTATTTGTAAATAATTGCGAGTTTAAAAACCTCGATGTGAATCATTCATTTGATGTAATTCGAGTGTATAAAAATACTTTTGCAGATACAATTAGTATTAAAAATTCTAAGTTCAATACGGTATCTGGACATATTGTGGCTTTGGATAAAGAGACTGATGATATCGGGATTTACAATGCGGAATATGTGATTATGAAAAATAATAGTTTCTCAAACATCGGAGGAGTTGCTTTAAGATTACACCGCGGAGGTAAAGATGAAAGTACTTTTGGTCCGTTTTTAGAAATGGAACATAATGTTTTAGATAATGTTGGTTTCAACAACCGTAATAAGTATAGTGCAGCAGTTTCTTTGTATGGTGTTCAAGTGATTGGTGTTCAAAACAACATATTCAACAATACAAAAGGAATGAATATGCACTTGGTTGTTGGAGAGCCAATTGTAAATATTACGAATAATAATTTCTATAAATCTAATGAGGTAAACGTAACTGGAGATCAAAAGTATAATTTGAGTAATAACTTCAGTCAAAATCCAACGTTTACAGAAACTTATGCTTTGCCAGAGTTATCATCTTTAAAAGGAAAAGCGACTGATGGTAAAGATCTTGGGTTAATTTTCAATAAATAG